In Thermococcus chitonophagus, the genomic stretch CGAGGGAGTATTCAATAAGCTGGCCGAAGTTTACATCATAAGATTTTATGAAAAATCCTTCCCCTTTCGTCCATGGAATCCTCTCGAGCTCAAACTTCTCCTCAAGCATCGACTTTATCTCGTCAAGACTCCCCTTGAGCGTGTTTATTCTAATGCTTGGTCTTAAAGGTTTGTAAAGGTAAGTCCAGAAATCTTCTGTATCGTCTAGCTTGGAGTACCTTTCCACGAGCTTTCTGTTGATCTTCTGGAACTCTTCTCTGTAGTTCATGTTTGGCTCGTTCTTGTAAGGGGTATTTAGGTTTTAGGTTTGTGTTTGGAGAGTTCGTTGAGGTGATAAATCCCTAAAACTTTATTTTCCCAATGTAAGTAATAAAAATTCAATTCCTTGGGCTATGATATTGTATATTATGTCTAAGAAATAACAGCAACTTATTAGAGGACATTTCATGGTAGGTTGATATTTTTAGCGCCGCTATTTGCCTGCTAAAGCGTCGTAAAAAGATACCTCAAGACCTTTGAGGGTCTTAACACCGACTAGAACTTTATATTCTTTTACTGTGCTTTCTCCTCTTAAAACACTCTCGATTTCCTTGGTAAGTTCCTCAAGGTTATCTCCAAAGAATCCTACTATAAGATCATAGTCTCCGAGAGTCTTGTATACTTCAAATGTTCTTTTGCATTCCATAAGTTTCCTCATAAATCTAACTATCTCCTCTTCCTTTGCGGCAGGGTTTAGTTTTATTAAAACGATTGCGTAGGAGTAACCAACTTTATCGAATCTTAGGTACGCAGATATGAAGATATATCCTCTCCTTATAAGGTTTGTACGCCTCCATCTTACTGCGGATTTTGACATTCCTAATTTTCTTGCTATCTCCGCGTCGCTTATTCTCCCATTTTTCTTTAATAATTCAATTATGCACCAATCTTTTTCCGATAACTTTGACATGAGGATCCCCCTCTTAGTTCAATCACCATTTTAAAAAGCATGATTAGCTCACTAATGGTAGATATTTATTTTTGGCACTTTGATCTAATGGCCTATAAGTTTTATTGTCTATTGTGAAGTTCCTTATTGCTACTTTCTGATTCAGCAATGTCTAAAATTTGGGCTCAGAAAGCTAATTTGGTGACTAGTGTAATGTACAATATTGGTTTGATTAGGGTTTTAACTTTGGAGGATGAAGATTCCTTAAACGCTCATGGAAGGTTAATTGAACGGACATTTCCCGAACTTAAGGTGGAGAGTCGATGCATAGAAGACCAGCCATTTGGCATATACGATAAAGAAAGCGAAGAGAAAGCCAAACCAAAGGTCATTAGGCTGGCAAAAGCTTTTGAAAAGGATGGAAAAGATGCAGTCATAATAAGCTGTGCTGCTGATCCGGCTGTCAAGGAGTTAAGAAAAGTTCTAAAAATCCCGGTCATTGGAGCAGGATCCTCTGCAGCCCTTCTAGCTTTGGAAGTTGGGGATAGTGTTGGAGTTATAAACTTAACCGAAGAGACTCCAAAGGCTATCTCCGAAATTCTCGGGAATCACTTAGTGGTCGAAGCCAAGCCCAAGAGAGTTAAAAATACCCTTGATCTCCTAAAAGAAGAAAGTAAAGAGGAAATTATTAAACTAGCTAAAGAAATGGAAAAAGATGTTGATGTGAT encodes the following:
- a CDS encoding Lrp/AsnC family transcriptional regulator; this encodes MSKLSEKDWCIIELLKKNGRISDAEIARKLGMSKSAVRWRRTNLIRRGYIFISAYLRFDKVGYSYAIVLIKLNPAAKEEEIVRFMRKLMECKRTFEVYKTLGDYDLIVGFFGDNLEELTKEIESVLRGESTVKEYKVLVGVKTLKGLEVSFYDALAGK
- a CDS encoding aspartate/glutamate racemase family protein, whose translation is MEDEDSLNAHGRLIERTFPELKVESRCIEDQPFGIYDKESEEKAKPKVIRLAKAFEKDGKDAVIISCAADPAVKELRKVLKIPVIGAGSSAALLALEVGDSVGVINLTEETPKAISEILGNHLVVEAKPKRVKNTLDLLKEESKEEIIKLAKEMEKDVDVIILGCTGMSTIGVAGLLSKRVNVPIVDPVVASGAMTLAILKNIDAWR